GGGACAAATCCATGGAGATCGTGACAGGGGCAATTCCATTGATCTCCATACACCACTGCTCCTCATAGCTCACACATACACACTAATTCCATTGATCGTGACAGGGGCCATGGAGGTGGTGACAGGGGCACTGCCGAGCGTCATCACCAAGCTTGGTGACCTGCTCGTCGGTGAGTACAAGCTGCAGAAGGGAGTGAAGGGAGAGATCAGGTTCCTCCAAGCTGAGCTCGAGAGCATGAAGGGTGCTCTTGAGAAAGTCTCCAACACACCGGCTGACCAGATTGACATTCAGGACAAGATTTGGGCCAAGGATTTGAGAGAGCTGTCCTACGATATAGAGGACAATATTGACACATTCATGGTCCGTGGAGAGGGCAATGAGCAGGCCAAGCTGCGTGGCATCAAGAAGTTCATTGATAGAAGTGTTGGTTTGTTCAGAAAGGCCAAGGTTCGCCATGGCATTGCTACTGAAATCAGAGACATCAAGAGCCGTGTTGAAGAGGTGGCCAAGCGGCATGATCGGTACAAGTTATCAAACAGTAATGTAGCTAAGCATGTCGCAATCGACCCTAGATTACTTTATCAGTACGAGAAGGTGACTGACCTCGTTGGCATTGCGGATGCAAGAGATGAGATAATTCGGATTCTGATGGAAGGCAATGAAGTGTCGTCCAAGCAGCAAGACAAGATAATTTCCATTGTTGGGTTTGGAGGCCTGGGAAAGACAACTCTTGCTGATGTGGTGTATAAAAAGCTTACAGCACAATTTGAGTGCGCAGCTTTTGTTTCGGTATCTCAGACACCTGACCTGGAAAAATTACTCAAGCACATGTTCTATCAACTTGTTGGGAGGGAAAGTAACAAGAGCAGCGATGTTGCCAGAGAGCTCAGAGAATTCCTCGAGAACAAGAGGTATGAAAGCATTTCAGTACACTTTATTGGCATCTGTTTATATCtatctttttgtttgtttgtattttcaTGTATGGACATTGCAGCACCTAGTAATCAGATTTCATTATCAGCTCATATGTGTAGTAAATTTGAAACTGATATGGATATGTTATCCATGCTAACTCATAATGTAAGCCAGTAGTGGTAGGTCTCCAAGTATTATTCACCAGTATGGATGCTAGTTAAGTATGCATGCTAGTTATCCTTATGCCTCTTATTACGAGACCAGTGCTGATGCTTTGCACGCTTGTAATTATAATTTTGTCTTATTTTAAATTTGTAACTTTTTCAGAGTTCATATGACAATTGTAGGTTTCAGCGAGATCTACAACTACTATTTAGTTCAATATTTAATTTAAAGTTACTTAGATGGCTATATAATTGATTAAAAAATTAGATGACAAGGGTTAAAAGGAAGAAAACTCTCCATTGATGTTAGCAATGAAATCTAGATTATTACATGGTAAGAACAGATAGTATGATGGGGAGGATGTCCTTTCGATCCCTCGAAACTTCTTACACGTCTATTTTGTAGATCGGGGATTACATCCAGATTTacggattttttttcttgctacCTTTTGGTGTTCTACTATCTCACTGGCTCTTATTACAAGTCGGCAAGGATACTCGCATCTCTATCGGTCATGCAACAATGGCACGGATACTGCCAGCTTGAAAAATAGATATGGATGAGAGTTAAGGACCTACATGAATAGATGAATAGGTGTTAGTAACATTCATATTTGTCTTTGCTCCCTTTATTTGCCACTTCCTGGGCTTCATGTGACTTCTACCATCAACTGTAGCCCCTTTTGGGGTCTTGTCTTGCGTCCGCTTGTTTTCTTCTCTATCCATATTGTCTACTTCTACTAGTGATATTCCTTTCAATACTATCTTGATTTACTAAATCTTTAATAGCCCACTAGTTAGCATAATTTTGACATTCTATATGAAAAAAAACTAGAAGTTTATAACTTATCAAGTTTAATATGCTAGTAACATGGCTTTCTTAAATTATCTGGTACAGGTACTTCATTGTTATTGATGACATATGGAACATCTCAGACTGGAAAATGATTAAGCGTGCTTTGCCTGGTGATAATGTTGGAAACAAAATAATCACAACTACCCGTAATTTTAATATTGCTGAACAAGTTGGCCGTGCTTACAACTTGCAGCCCATTTCTCTGAACAACTCTCGAACACTATTTTTTAGAAGAATATTTGGTAATGGAAACAAAGACAACAATAAAGACATAGTAAAATGTCCTGACGATGAGTTAGCTGAAGTATCTGACAGAATAC
This genomic window from Setaria viridis chromosome 8, Setaria_viridis_v4.0, whole genome shotgun sequence contains:
- the LOC117834756 gene encoding disease resistance protein Pik-2 isoform X2: MEVVTGALPSVITKLGDLLVGEYKLQKGVKGEIRFLQAELESMKGALEKVSNTPADQIDIQDKIWAKDLRELSYDIEDNIDTFMVRGEGNEQAKLRGIKKFIDRSVGLFRKAKVRHGIATEIRDIKSRVEEVAKRHDRYKLSNSNVAKHVAIDPRLLYQYEKVTDLVGIADARDEIIRILMEGNEVSSKQQDKIISIVGFGGLGKTTLADVVYKKLTAQFECAAFVSVSQTPDLEKLLKHMFYQLVGRESNKSSDVARELREFLENKRYFIVIDDIWNISDWKMIKRALPGDNVGNKIITTTRNFNIAEQVGRAYNLQPISLNNSRTLFFRRIFGNGNKDNNKDIVKCPDDELAEVSDRILKKCAGVPLAIITMASLLACKARNKMEWYEVYNSVGTGLENNLDVENMRKILSFSYYELPCHLRACLLYLSMFPEDYEIDKDRLIWMWIGEGFIQCEKVGKNLFELGESYFNELINRSMIQPVYDFDDIIIQGCRVHDMVLDLIRSLSSEENFVTVLSNMGGTSPPNTIRRLSLQNGQESHVMAQATWSLQHARSVVVFPAAAFLVPPLDCCRVLRVLNLEDCNLSQANSSLKYLGNIHHLRYLGLRETGCLRVLSS